One region of Natronobacterium texcoconense genomic DNA includes:
- a CDS encoding prenyltransferase — protein MTETASTEGDVRLVAHLRYLLVLSRPRFWLYLAGPVLVGVAYAAETTAELFVPAAVVLFAYFLVPANVFLYGVNDVYDREIDAENPKKDDRETRYRGQRYVPAVATVCGALPLLFVPIVPTAAWPWIVVFLVLGAAYSAPPLRFKTTPLLDSVSNGLYVAPGVAAYAAVAGTQPPTLAILGGWLWAMGMHTFSAIPDIEPDRATGIRTTATVLGERRTYAYCGACWLASAVAFGALDYRLGVVMLVYPVLVAIVASSVAVDRAYWWFPAINTVVGAVLTMGGLWRIVHG, from the coding sequence ATGACGGAAACCGCGTCTACGGAAGGTGACGTCCGACTGGTCGCCCACCTCCGGTACCTGTTGGTGTTGTCGCGGCCGCGGTTCTGGCTCTACCTTGCGGGACCGGTACTGGTCGGTGTCGCCTACGCCGCCGAGACCACTGCGGAGCTGTTCGTGCCCGCAGCCGTCGTCCTGTTCGCCTACTTTCTCGTCCCGGCGAACGTCTTCCTCTACGGCGTCAACGACGTCTACGACCGCGAGATCGACGCCGAAAACCCGAAGAAAGACGATCGGGAGACACGCTATCGAGGGCAGCGGTACGTCCCCGCCGTCGCCACGGTCTGTGGTGCGTTACCCTTGCTTTTCGTGCCAATCGTTCCGACGGCGGCCTGGCCGTGGATCGTCGTCTTCCTCGTTCTGGGGGCCGCCTACAGCGCGCCGCCGCTTCGGTTCAAGACGACGCCACTGCTGGATTCTGTCTCGAACGGGCTCTACGTCGCGCCCGGCGTGGCGGCCTACGCAGCCGTCGCCGGGACGCAGCCGCCAACGCTCGCAATCCTGGGTGGCTGGCTGTGGGCGATGGGAATGCACACCTTTTCGGCTATTCCCGACATCGAACCCGACCGTGCAACTGGGATCCGAACGACCGCGACGGTACTCGGCGAACGCCGGACGTACGCCTACTGTGGCGCGTGCTGGCTCGCGAGCGCCGTCGCGTTCGGCGCGCTCGACTACCGGCTCGGGGTCGTCATGCTCGTCTATCCCGTGCTCGTCGCGATTGTCGCCTCGAGCGTCGCCGTCGATCGTGCCTACTGGTGGTTCCCGGCGATCAACACCGTCGTCGGTGCCGTACTGACGATGGGTGGGCTCTGGAGGATCGTCCATGGATAA
- a CDS encoding YkgJ family cysteine cluster protein, with protein sequence MSTEVPTRVEVYPDREVVVEFDPDLTFECVDDCTWCCHHGVLLYDRDLLELAQRANLAENTTDFRGEKFVTREEKDRDDHVAEDGCACAFLREDGLCSLHLEEDWKPTRCSVFPLAVWLEDGDLHVDIRDSAHDHCDGLDVSDRKVIDNLEAFLPELLWELENPESDREL encoded by the coding sequence GTGAGCACTGAGGTCCCCACACGCGTCGAAGTCTACCCCGATCGAGAGGTCGTCGTCGAGTTCGATCCGGACCTCACGTTCGAGTGCGTCGACGACTGTACCTGGTGTTGTCACCACGGCGTCTTGCTGTACGATCGAGACCTGCTCGAACTCGCCCAGCGAGCCAACCTCGCCGAGAACACGACCGACTTCCGCGGCGAGAAGTTCGTCACTCGCGAGGAGAAAGATCGGGACGATCACGTCGCCGAGGACGGCTGTGCCTGTGCCTTCCTGCGGGAGGACGGCCTCTGTTCGCTCCATCTCGAGGAAGACTGGAAACCGACGCGGTGTTCGGTCTTCCCGCTTGCAGTCTGGCTCGAGGACGGAGACCTCCACGTCGACATTCGAGATTCGGCCCACGATCACTGCGACGGACTGGACGTCAGCGACCGCAAGGTGATCGACAATCTCGAGGCGTTCCTGCCGGAACTCCTGTGGGAACTCGAGAATCCGGAGTCGGACCGGGAGCTGTGA
- a CDS encoding helix-turn-helix domain-containing protein has translation MSDSERRMEDLMLVDSPEFERIMECVFGIQPHETRTYFRLFELQGSTVSELADDLERDRSNVNRSLSTLSEKGLVERERRLLDGGGYVYQYYAVPIPEAQKQMHEAVDEWAETVHERIDEFGP, from the coding sequence ATGTCCGACTCCGAACGGCGAATGGAGGACCTCATGCTCGTCGACAGTCCGGAGTTCGAGCGGATCATGGAGTGTGTATTCGGGATACAGCCCCACGAAACGCGTACGTACTTTCGGCTGTTCGAACTCCAGGGAAGTACGGTTTCCGAACTCGCGGACGACCTCGAGCGCGACAGGAGCAACGTGAATCGGTCGCTGTCGACGCTGTCGGAGAAGGGCCTGGTCGAGCGCGAACGTCGACTGCTCGACGGTGGCGGGTACGTCTACCAGTACTACGCGGTTCCGATCCCCGAGGCCCAGAAGCAGATGCACGAGGCGGTCGACGAGTGGGCCGAGACGGTTCACGAACGCATCGACGAGTTCGGTCCGTAG
- a CDS encoding SDR family NAD(P)-dependent oxidoreductase, whose product MDGTVVVTGGTRGIGRAVADAFVADGAAVAVGARDGNDVEQTVDELESAGATATGVRTDVRDEFDVERLVETASRTGDEGIDVVVAAAGVYHGESGGTPTDDDSYTAFDDHWRTNGRGVFATIRESLPHLNEGARVLVPTGSVARDAQPGYGSYAISKATAEAVVRGFAADTEYVVGCLEPGRVATDLSGGHGRDPDDVAEMFLWAATDADADELDGNVLGLKEWKKATR is encoded by the coding sequence ATGGACGGAACAGTCGTCGTCACCGGTGGAACACGAGGAATCGGACGTGCCGTGGCCGACGCGTTCGTCGCGGACGGAGCAGCGGTCGCCGTCGGCGCTCGAGACGGCAACGACGTCGAGCAAACCGTCGACGAACTCGAGTCGGCGGGTGCGACCGCGACGGGCGTTCGAACCGACGTTCGCGACGAGTTCGACGTCGAGCGACTGGTCGAGACCGCCTCGCGGACCGGCGACGAGGGAATCGACGTCGTCGTCGCTGCAGCGGGCGTCTACCACGGCGAGTCCGGCGGGACGCCGACCGACGACGACTCCTACACGGCGTTCGACGATCACTGGCGGACCAACGGCCGGGGCGTCTTCGCGACGATTCGGGAGTCGTTGCCCCATCTCAACGAGGGTGCGCGCGTGCTCGTCCCAACGGGTTCCGTTGCCCGTGACGCTCAGCCGGGGTACGGATCGTACGCAATCTCGAAGGCGACCGCAGAGGCCGTGGTCCGCGGGTTCGCGGCCGACACCGAATACGTCGTGGGCTGTCTCGAGCCGGGACGGGTCGCGACCGACCTCTCGGGCGGCCACGGTCGGGATCCCGATGACGTCGCCGAGATGTTCCTCTGGGCGGCGACCGACGCCGACGCGGACGAACTGGACGGGAACGTACTCGGACTGAAAGAGTGGAAGAAAGCGACCCGGTGA
- a CDS encoding helix-turn-helix domain-containing protein produces the protein MATEATFTVPSNEFSLGTVFKQLPDVSVELERIIPAQDVVIPYFWVRGTRVDDVEGAFSEHPGVKGIQFIDSVEDEHLLRVEWAMDHDDVLTTLTETEVALIEAIGTNKQWTFDIRGDARGDIADFQSRCREVDIPITLTELHALTPVETATEAALTDTQQEALVLAYERGYFESPRETTMKEIGDELGITQQAVASRLRRGIKHILGSTLSDVSAPSR, from the coding sequence ATGGCTACAGAGGCTACCTTCACGGTACCGTCGAACGAGTTCTCGCTGGGGACGGTGTTCAAGCAACTACCGGATGTGTCGGTCGAACTGGAGCGGATTATCCCCGCCCAAGACGTGGTGATCCCCTACTTTTGGGTTCGGGGGACCAGAGTTGACGACGTCGAGGGGGCGTTCTCGGAGCATCCGGGCGTGAAGGGAATCCAGTTCATCGACTCCGTCGAAGACGAGCATCTGTTGCGCGTTGAGTGGGCAATGGATCACGACGACGTGTTAACCACGCTGACGGAGACGGAGGTCGCGCTCATCGAAGCCATCGGGACGAACAAGCAGTGGACGTTCGATATTCGTGGAGACGCCCGTGGCGATATTGCTGATTTTCAATCCCGGTGTCGGGAGGTGGACATCCCGATCACGCTCACGGAGCTGCACGCGCTCACGCCGGTCGAGACGGCGACCGAGGCGGCGCTGACCGATACCCAGCAAGAGGCGCTGGTGCTGGCCTACGAGCGCGGCTACTTCGAATCCCCGCGCGAAACGACGATGAAAGAAATCGGCGACGAACTCGGGATCACACAACAGGCCGTCGCCTCCAGACTTCGGCGCGGAATCAAGCACATCCTCGGCAGTACGCTATCCGACGTCTCGGCTCCCTCTCGATAG
- a CDS encoding translation initiation factor eIF-1A: MTEDSGRRNLRMPNSDEVFAVVTEHLGGNHVQLRCEDGEERLGRIPGRMKYRTWIEQDDIVVAEPWDWQDEKATIEWRYTSQDADQLRREGHID; this comes from the coding sequence GTGACAGAAGACTCCGGGCGACGGAACCTCCGTATGCCCAACAGCGATGAAGTATTCGCCGTCGTAACCGAACACCTCGGTGGCAACCACGTCCAGCTCCGCTGCGAGGACGGCGAGGAACGTCTCGGCCGCATTCCCGGCCGGATGAAATACCGAACCTGGATCGAGCAAGACGACATCGTCGTCGCCGAACCCTGGGACTGGCAGGACGAGAAGGCCACCATCGAGTGGCGCTACACCAGCCAGGACGCCGATCAGCTCCGGCGCGAAGGCCATATCGACTGA
- a CDS encoding sulfurtransferase, with amino-acid sequence MTEYDTDVLVSADWVEDHLEEFQSEDPDYRLVEVNSPESPDEGEFPSRYDEGHIPGAIGLQWDEDLSDQNQRDILKKEGFEDVVGEHGISEDSTVVFYGDGWIPNWFALFAYWEFKYYGHDDARVLDGGKDYWVEEEYPLTDEEPDFPSQEYTAKGPFESIRAYKDDVDKAREAGIPMVDVRSPEEFSGEIIAPEGLRETAQRGGHIPGASNVPVKTNLRDDGRFKGPDELEDLYGDEGIDGDESIVTYCRVGERSAIAWFALHELLEYEDVHNYDGSWTEWGNLIRAPIEKGEVE; translated from the coding sequence ATGACGGAGTACGACACCGACGTTCTGGTTTCGGCGGACTGGGTAGAAGACCACCTCGAAGAGTTCCAGTCGGAAGATCCCGACTACCGGCTGGTCGAGGTCAACAGCCCCGAGTCTCCGGACGAGGGTGAGTTCCCCTCGCGGTACGACGAGGGTCACATTCCCGGTGCGATCGGACTCCAGTGGGACGAGGATCTCTCCGACCAGAATCAGCGCGACATCCTCAAGAAGGAGGGCTTCGAGGACGTCGTCGGCGAACACGGCATCAGCGAGGACTCGACGGTGGTCTTCTACGGCGACGGCTGGATTCCAAACTGGTTCGCGCTCTTCGCCTACTGGGAGTTCAAGTACTACGGTCACGACGACGCCCGCGTTCTCGACGGTGGGAAGGACTACTGGGTCGAGGAGGAGTATCCGCTGACCGACGAAGAACCCGACTTCCCGTCCCAGGAGTACACCGCGAAAGGGCCCTTCGAGAGCATCCGCGCGTACAAGGACGACGTGGACAAGGCCCGCGAAGCCGGCATCCCGATGGTCGACGTCCGCTCGCCCGAGGAGTTCTCCGGCGAGATTATCGCGCCCGAAGGGCTCCGGGAGACCGCCCAGCGCGGCGGCCACATCCCCGGCGCATCGAACGTCCCCGTCAAGACCAACCTGCGCGACGACGGCCGGTTCAAGGGTCCCGACGAACTCGAGGACCTCTATGGCGACGAGGGAATCGACGGCGACGAATCGATCGTCACCTACTGCCGCGTGGGGGAACGGTCGGCGATTGCGTGGTTCGCGTTGCACGAATTACTCGAGTACGAGGACGTGCACAACTACGACGGCTCCTGGACGGAGTGGGGGAATTTGATTCGTGCGCCGATAGAGAAGGGGGAGGTCGAGTGA
- a CDS encoding cupredoxin domain-containing protein, which yields MSPDRSSRRRLLAIAGGSLAITVAGCLGDESMDEDGNGAENEDADSDDVVEIETREGEDDEPDFVFDPTVAELEPGTTVRWVNTDGVFHTVTATDSLEERTPSEAFDETLDSEGETFEWTPDEAGIQHYYCEPHVGFMIGTLVVGDVDEADLEAVEEIHEDPAEVDGEDDDARDEVDEEFVDLTGEDRVEIETREGEDDEPDFVFDPAFVTIEAGTTVEWVNTDGVFHTVTSTDDLENRSGGGDVFDETLASEGDTVEWEADESGLQPYYCSPHAGFMYGALEIE from the coding sequence GTGTCTCCGGACCGCTCGAGCCGAAGGCGGCTGCTGGCGATCGCCGGTGGTAGCCTCGCGATCACGGTCGCCGGCTGTCTCGGCGACGAGTCGATGGACGAAGACGGAAACGGCGCGGAGAACGAGGACGCCGACAGCGACGACGTCGTCGAGATCGAGACCCGCGAAGGCGAGGACGACGAACCCGACTTCGTCTTCGACCCCACGGTCGCCGAACTCGAGCCCGGGACTACCGTCCGCTGGGTCAACACCGACGGCGTCTTCCACACCGTGACTGCGACCGACTCGCTCGAGGAGCGGACGCCGAGCGAGGCGTTCGACGAGACGCTCGACTCGGAGGGGGAGACGTTCGAGTGGACGCCCGACGAGGCGGGCATCCAGCACTACTACTGCGAGCCCCACGTCGGGTTCATGATCGGTACTCTCGTCGTCGGCGACGTCGACGAGGCGGACCTCGAAGCGGTCGAGGAGATACACGAGGATCCCGCCGAGGTAGACGGCGAGGACGACGACGCACGCGACGAGGTCGACGAGGAGTTCGTCGACCTGACCGGCGAGGATCGCGTCGAGATCGAGACCCGTGAAGGCGAGGACGACGAACCTGACTTCGTCTTCGATCCCGCATTCGTCACGATCGAGGCGGGAACCACCGTGGAGTGGGTCAACACCGACGGCGTCTTCCATACGGTTACGTCGACGGACGACCTCGAGAATCGCTCCGGCGGCGGCGACGTGTTCGACGAGACGCTCGCGAGCGAGGGCGATACCGTCGAGTGGGAAGCCGACGAGTCCGGCCTCCAGCCGTACTACTGTTCGCCCCACGCAGGGTTCATGTACGGTGCTCTCGAGATCGAGTGA
- a CDS encoding DUF2339 domain-containing protein yields MKDDEDLRQEVRRLRDDVDALHRRLESVEERLDSSERRPEERSTETRVEATADSPAEDALTAESETDGQEPTVDESRDWELAVGIRWLGLAGAAALVIGVAFFVQLAIEAGLLGPLGRVAIGTLGGLALFGGGRYAATRQGYVRWGRIAAGAGMAIAYLSIYAAYGFEGYREAIGTPLWAVLLALTLLVAGTALLSIRDGAPLVVGEAFLLGYVTAALSTDAATLVLTPAYVLLLAGGLVAIATVKPWSRLVLSSTFATYGVLLLWLLDLEPSATTIAAVAVLALVVYQTGDYVLRGADDIENRWYRARVIALPIVNAAFGTLFLENAVEDVAPDALGLGAVAVAVLLGGTYAVTDRRPVRTDGTAAAGAVVFLALGVVVVADTFAGTVGALAIVCAGVTAANVLEEPGFRYGSHVVAGATILKLLAVDASELPAFDAAEPLATLTGRPVAFTLTIAAFYGLAWWFAGGRSTLADAEQRFLPPLEGAYATAATVLAVLVLALEFSGVGVSIAWVLLGLALLAAGFALEVRGLRMLAIGVFGLATAKVFLVDTMDLDTVARTLSFLVLGVVLLVASYAYARSRSDVDLGLNEVLGLEGDENE; encoded by the coding sequence ATGAAGGACGACGAGGACCTTCGACAGGAAGTCCGCCGTCTCCGTGACGACGTCGACGCCCTCCACCGTCGACTCGAGTCCGTCGAGGAACGACTCGACTCGAGCGAGAGACGACCAGAGGAGCGTTCGACGGAAACGAGAGTGGAAGCGACGGCCGACTCGCCTGCCGAGGATGCACTGACCGCTGAGAGCGAGACTGACGGACAGGAACCGACGGTCGACGAGAGTCGCGACTGGGAACTCGCCGTCGGAATCCGCTGGCTCGGACTCGCGGGTGCGGCCGCCCTCGTAATCGGCGTCGCCTTTTTCGTCCAGTTGGCGATCGAAGCCGGACTGCTCGGCCCGCTCGGTCGCGTCGCGATCGGAACGCTCGGCGGCCTGGCGCTGTTCGGCGGCGGGCGGTACGCCGCGACGCGCCAGGGGTACGTCCGCTGGGGCCGGATCGCCGCCGGCGCGGGAATGGCGATCGCGTACCTCAGCATCTACGCCGCCTACGGCTTCGAGGGCTACCGCGAGGCGATCGGAACGCCGCTGTGGGCCGTCCTCCTGGCGTTGACGCTACTCGTCGCTGGAACGGCGCTGCTCTCGATCCGGGACGGCGCGCCGCTGGTCGTCGGCGAGGCGTTCCTGCTTGGCTACGTCACCGCCGCGTTGAGTACCGACGCCGCGACGCTCGTCCTGACGCCCGCCTACGTCCTGTTGCTCGCGGGCGGGCTGGTTGCAATCGCGACCGTCAAACCCTGGAGTCGGCTGGTTCTCTCGAGTACGTTCGCCACCTACGGCGTCCTGCTCCTGTGGCTCCTCGACCTCGAGCCGTCGGCGACTACCATCGCCGCCGTCGCCGTCCTCGCGCTCGTCGTCTACCAGACTGGCGACTACGTGTTACGCGGCGCCGACGATATCGAGAACCGCTGGTATCGTGCCCGGGTGATCGCTCTGCCGATCGTCAACGCCGCGTTCGGGACGCTCTTCCTCGAGAACGCCGTCGAGGACGTGGCTCCCGACGCACTGGGGCTCGGAGCAGTCGCCGTCGCAGTCCTCCTCGGGGGAACCTACGCCGTCACCGACCGTCGACCGGTGCGCACCGACGGCACCGCTGCGGCAGGCGCCGTCGTCTTCCTCGCTCTCGGCGTCGTCGTCGTCGCCGACACGTTCGCGGGCACGGTCGGCGCGCTCGCGATCGTCTGTGCCGGCGTCACGGCAGCGAACGTGCTCGAGGAACCCGGCTTCCGGTATGGAAGCCACGTCGTCGCCGGGGCGACGATCCTCAAACTGCTCGCCGTCGACGCGAGCGAACTGCCGGCGTTCGACGCTGCCGAGCCGCTGGCGACGCTAACTGGCCGTCCGGTCGCGTTCACCCTCACGATCGCGGCCTTCTACGGACTGGCGTGGTGGTTCGCAGGCGGGCGATCGACGCTCGCCGACGCCGAACAGCGGTTCCTGCCGCCGCTCGAGGGTGCCTACGCGACCGCGGCGACCGTGCTGGCCGTCCTCGTGCTTGCACTCGAGTTCTCGGGCGTCGGCGTCTCGATCGCCTGGGTGTTACTCGGACTTGCCTTGCTCGCGGCTGGCTTCGCACTCGAGGTTCGCGGGCTCCGGATGCTCGCGATCGGCGTGTTCGGCCTCGCGACCGCGAAAGTGTTTCTCGTCGACACCATGGACCTGGATACCGTCGCACGAACGCTGTCCTTCCTCGTTCTCGGGGTCGTCTTGCTCGTCGCGTCGTACGCCTACGCGCGGTCCCGGTCGGACGTCGATCTGGGACTGAACGAGGTGCTCGGACTCGAGGGAGACGAGAACGAGTAG
- a CDS encoding DUF7344 domain-containing protein: MSENPITFDTVLNLCEDEHRRIILAVLAEEQRSLTVRDLRGTILTYNHHTPVIDASEEMLTEIQSSLSHTHIPKLESAGVIEYDSARQLVEPTEQFDQLQPHLSAIIGTDPGLDEPIEL; this comes from the coding sequence ATGAGCGAGAATCCTATCACGTTCGATACGGTGCTCAATCTGTGTGAAGATGAGCATCGCCGCATCATCCTCGCAGTACTCGCCGAGGAACAGCGTTCATTGACGGTGAGGGACCTCAGAGGTACGATTCTCACCTATAATCATCATACGCCAGTTATCGACGCTTCTGAAGAGATGCTAACGGAAATTCAGTCCTCACTATCCCACACGCACATTCCAAAGTTAGAATCGGCAGGCGTTATCGAATACGATTCGGCACGGCAACTCGTGGAACCAACGGAACAGTTCGACCAGCTACAGCCCCATCTATCCGCGATCATCGGTACCGACCCGGGTCTTGACGAACCAATTGAGTTGTAA
- the cruF gene encoding bisanhydrobacterioruberin hydratase, with protein MDNPNTDATDHEQRNVSERRGAVQRRLEEIIRENRFTIAVVFPVIGAVTLVASAEGWLPEPLAYNPLLILFGTMVMRSPLIVGLLPRIGWWALGCLGVLTAYTYAIEMIGVRTDWPYGAFEYTIQLGPMLFGEVPIALPLFFIPLVLNAYLLTLLVFGDWSERLLVRVPVAIVAVVAIDVVLDPAAVAIGFWAFDSGGFYGVPLSNYGGWVISGTVAVALVDLAFDRKALLERVRECEFVLDDLVSFVLLWGSINVLYGNWLAAAVAGLFCLGLFSTDRYDREMVLTALPWSNQEASTVENS; from the coding sequence ATGGATAATCCGAACACCGACGCGACTGACCACGAACAGCGGAACGTGAGCGAGCGGCGTGGGGCCGTACAGCGCCGCCTCGAGGAGATCATCCGGGAGAATCGGTTCACGATCGCCGTCGTCTTCCCGGTCATCGGCGCGGTGACGCTGGTTGCAAGCGCGGAGGGGTGGCTCCCGGAGCCGCTGGCGTACAACCCGCTGTTGATCCTGTTCGGGACGATGGTTATGCGCTCGCCGCTAATCGTGGGGCTCCTGCCCCGGATCGGCTGGTGGGCGCTGGGCTGTCTCGGCGTCCTGACCGCCTACACGTACGCGATCGAGATGATCGGCGTCCGGACCGACTGGCCCTACGGCGCTTTCGAGTACACGATCCAGCTTGGGCCGATGCTCTTCGGCGAGGTCCCGATCGCGCTCCCGCTGTTTTTCATTCCACTCGTGTTGAACGCCTACCTGCTCACGTTACTGGTATTCGGCGACTGGAGCGAGCGGCTCCTCGTCAGGGTCCCGGTCGCGATCGTCGCCGTCGTTGCGATCGACGTCGTGCTCGACCCCGCGGCTGTCGCGATCGGCTTCTGGGCGTTCGACTCCGGCGGCTTCTACGGCGTTCCTCTCTCGAACTACGGCGGCTGGGTGATCTCGGGCACCGTCGCCGTCGCGCTGGTCGACCTCGCCTTCGACCGGAAGGCCCTGCTCGAACGCGTCCGCGAGTGCGAGTTCGTCCTCGACGACCTGGTGAGCTTCGTGTTGCTGTGGGGGTCGATCAACGTCCTCTACGGCAACTGGCTCGCCGCGGCCGTCGCCGGGCTGTTCTGTCTCGGGCTGTTCAGCACGGATCGGTACGACAGGGAGATGGTGCTGACGGCGCTGCCCTGGAGCAACCAGGAGGCGTCGACAGTCGAAAATAGTTGA
- a CDS encoding phytoene desaturase family protein: MQSLAGDSVVVVGGGIGGLSTACYLADAGADVRVIEKNEQLGGRASRLEQDGFAFDMGPSWYLMPDVFERFFADFDRYPSEYYELTHLDPHYRIFFKDGDQVDVTPDLERTKEVFEEYEPGAGETLERYLETSRENYEVGMKHFVYEDRERLRDYLDLDVARQARGLSLLGSMQGHVEGYFDHPKLQQVMQYTLVFLGGSPKNTPALYNLMSHVDFNLGVWYPEGGMGSVIDGIADLGRELGVEYDTGRPATAIKGREGAFLVETPDGSLQPDLVVSNTDYAHTEQDLLAPEQRGYDADYWESRTYAPSAFLLYLGVEGDVEELAHHTLVLPTNWDDHFDQIFEDPQWPDDPAYYVCVPSETDDDVAPEGHSNLFVLVPIAPGLEDTPEIRDRYRDEVLADLAENTGTDLRDRIVLEERFCIEDFASRYNSYEGTALGLAHTLRQTALFRPPHRSKEVDGLYFVGGDTTPGIGVPMCLISGEVTAEKVLEDHG, translated from the coding sequence ATGCAATCGCTGGCCGGTGACTCGGTCGTCGTAGTCGGTGGCGGTATCGGGGGGCTCTCGACGGCCTGCTACCTCGCCGACGCCGGTGCCGACGTTCGAGTCATCGAGAAGAACGAACAGCTGGGGGGTCGTGCGAGTCGCCTCGAGCAGGATGGGTTCGCGTTCGACATGGGGCCGTCGTGGTACCTGATGCCTGATGTCTTCGAGCGGTTCTTCGCGGACTTCGACCGATATCCGTCGGAGTACTACGAACTCACCCATCTCGATCCGCACTACCGAATCTTCTTCAAAGACGGGGATCAGGTCGACGTCACGCCCGATCTCGAGCGAACGAAGGAGGTCTTCGAGGAGTACGAACCAGGCGCGGGCGAGACCCTCGAGCGGTACCTCGAGACGTCACGGGAGAACTACGAGGTCGGGATGAAACACTTCGTCTACGAGGACCGGGAACGGCTCCGAGATTACCTGGACCTGGACGTCGCTCGACAGGCTCGGGGCCTCTCGCTGCTGGGATCGATGCAGGGCCACGTCGAGGGCTACTTCGACCACCCGAAGCTCCAGCAAGTCATGCAGTACACGCTGGTGTTTCTGGGTGGCTCGCCGAAGAATACGCCGGCGCTGTACAATCTGATGAGCCACGTCGACTTCAACCTCGGCGTCTGGTATCCCGAAGGTGGGATGGGGAGCGTCATCGACGGCATCGCCGACCTCGGGCGAGAACTGGGCGTCGAGTACGATACCGGCCGGCCGGCGACGGCGATCAAGGGTCGCGAGGGGGCCTTCCTCGTCGAGACACCCGACGGGTCGCTCCAGCCCGATCTGGTCGTCAGCAACACGGATTATGCACACACAGAGCAGGACCTGCTCGCGCCCGAACAACGCGGCTACGACGCCGACTACTGGGAGTCGCGGACGTACGCTCCCTCCGCGTTCCTGCTGTATCTCGGCGTCGAGGGCGACGTCGAGGAACTCGCCCACCACACCCTCGTCCTCCCCACCAACTGGGACGACCACTTCGATCAGATCTTCGAGGACCCGCAGTGGCCCGACGACCCCGCCTACTACGTCTGTGTCCCCTCCGAAACGGACGACGACGTCGCACCCGAGGGCCACAGCAACCTGTTCGTGCTGGTACCGATCGCACCCGGCCTCGAGGACACACCCGAAATCCGCGACCGGTATCGCGACGAGGTGCTGGCCGATCTCGCCGAGAACACCGGCACCGACCTCCGGGATCGCATAGTCCTCGAGGAACGGTTCTGTATCGAGGATTTCGCCAGTCGATACAACAGCTACGAGGGGACGGCGCTCGGTCTCGCCCACACGCTTCGCCAGACCGCGCTCTTTCGGCCACCGCATCGCTCGAAGGAGGTCGACGGACTCTACTTCGTCGGCGGCGACACGACGCCGGGCATCGGCGTCCCGATGTGTCTCATCAGCGGCGAGGTGACAGCCGAGAAGGTACTCGAGGACCACGGATGA
- a CDS encoding fumarylacetoacetate hydrolase family protein, with protein MRLARLLTPDGPVSGRYEDGVVHADDGEYEVGADGRLLPPCEPSALYCVGRNFAETLEQMEYERPEEPDFFIKPPTSLLAHEEPILYPEFTDELTYAGELAAVIGKRCRDIAEDEVPEVVRGYTIMNDVDALDQQGRTARKAFDGSGPLGPWLETDLDPREIDMYTDVAGERRQEANTELMLFDPYEIVSYLSRRFTLRPGDVVAFGSPANPGLVEPGDSVEITYEGVGTLRNTVVDSKD; from the coding sequence ATGCGACTCGCACGACTGCTGACACCCGACGGACCGGTATCGGGACGGTACGAGGACGGCGTCGTCCACGCCGACGACGGAGAGTACGAGGTCGGTGCCGACGGCCGACTGCTGCCACCCTGCGAGCCGTCGGCGCTGTACTGCGTCGGGCGAAACTTCGCCGAGACGCTCGAGCAAATGGAGTACGAACGGCCCGAGGAACCGGACTTCTTCATCAAGCCGCCGACGTCGCTGCTGGCTCACGAGGAGCCGATTCTGTACCCGGAGTTTACGGACGAACTGACCTACGCCGGCGAACTCGCCGCGGTGATCGGCAAGCGCTGTCGCGACATCGCCGAAGACGAGGTTCCAGAGGTCGTCCGCGGCTACACCATCATGAACGACGTCGACGCGCTCGACCAGCAGGGCCGCACCGCGCGCAAGGCCTTCGACGGCTCCGGGCCGCTGGGGCCGTGGCTCGAGACCGATCTGGACCCCCGCGAAATCGACATGTACACCGACGTGGCGGGCGAGCGCCGCCAGGAGGCCAACACCGAACTGATGCTGTTCGACCCCTACGAAATCGTCTCCTACCTCTCGAGGCGCTTCACGCTTCGACCGGGCGACGTCGTCGCCTTTGGCAGCCCCGCCAATCCTGGACTCGTGGAACCCGGCGACAGCGTCGAGATCACCTACGAGGGAGTCGGAACGCTCCGGAACACGGTCGTCGACTCGAAGGACTGA